In Acanthochromis polyacanthus isolate Apoly-LR-REF ecotype Palm Island chromosome 18, KAUST_Apoly_ChrSc, whole genome shotgun sequence, the following proteins share a genomic window:
- the LOC110969064 gene encoding membrane-associated phosphatidylinositol transfer protein 2-like isoform X2, whose amino-acid sequence MLIKEYRIPMPMSVEEYRIAQLYMIQKKSREESCGEGSGVEILENKPYEDGPGGSGQYTHKVYHIGKHIPSWFCAILPQAALRVEEESWNAYPYTRTRYTCPFVEKFSIDIETYYKPDTGNQVDVFNLSSVEKRQRTVDPIDIVKDYIPPHEYLVEEDPKLYQSVKTKRGPLSEDWIEEINQCPNQSAVMCAYKLCKVEFRYWGMQSKIERFIHDVGLRKVMVRAHRQAWCWQDEWYGLTIEDIRQLELETQLALAKKMAQYSLNEEGGAETNGSSVSQDQKQGAEAEGSAAEAEGAGGKLGDSLETRGELTKQWSTSSRSSNRSSKRGGSPSHQSISEWRMQSIARDSEDSTDDEFFDAHEDFSDNEEMFSKEITKWSSNDLMDKIETIEVDEAQETLYQESGGEYSVMSNEETQMEDCSSQQCLQPSKIHVLVLVLHGGNILDTGSGEQNNKQGDVNTLSGAFETVMRVHYPAALGRIAIRMVPCPAVCVDAFSLVSNLSPYSYDESCLSSSQDHIPLAALPLLATSAPQYQDAVATVILRANQVYSDFIRSLEGASFSGQVCVIGDCVGGILGFDALCSSAVTVSESQNSSRRGSAISVQDTDLLSPGIIINSVSPSSPSLEGSRHLSRSNIDIPRCSGPDDPKKQLPRKRSDSSTYELDTIKHHQAFLSSLHSSVLHGEPGSRRSSNSTMLEGGSLGKFDFEVTDFFLFGSPLGLVLALRKTVVPSLDVSALRPACQQVYNLFHPADPSASRLEPLLDKRFHLLPPFSVPRYQRFPLGDGHSALLVETVQSNPQLLMESSGVALHRCPESISETSIPVPVLNWQTSQLHTETDALHSHIFVDGQYPSSTSPGVPHLRCNRRASEASIASQVSGLADSYTASNIATTNKCEVSHAKRPSLLSQLALPYNKFASRNPSFRARQTIRRVFPRPNGVESEQSSYVSSDMTSDMTSDLTDVTSDITSISSAPPSPGVLKNIEQVASRWWGSKRMDYALYCPDALTAFPTVALPHLFHASYWESTDVVSFLLRQVMRHENSSILELDGKEVSEFTPSKPREKWLRKRTHVKIRNVTANHRVNDAVFMEDGAQTVTGRFMYGPLDMVTLTGEKIDIHIMTQPPSGEWVYFNTELTNNSGRISYVIPESRRLGIGVYPVKMVVRGDHTFADSYLTVVPRGTEFVVFSIDGSFAASVSIMGSDPKVRAGAVDVVRYWQDLGYLIVYVTGRPDMQKQRVVAWLSQHNFPHGVVSFCDGLVHDPLRHKANFLKSLISEAHMRIFAAYGSTKDISVYTSIGLPPSHIYIVGRPTKKMQHQCQFIPDGYASHLSQLEYNQRSRPAKSTSTRMVLRKGSFGLGAAGGDFLRKRNHIFRTISSSQQPGGSGSGSPNLPGRTERTLSQCEVERERGIASATQRSMSIAAGCWGRSGSTREGSGGLLGPK is encoded by the exons AaaaagagcagagaggagagttGTGGCGAGGGCAGCGGGGTGGAGATCTTGGAGAACAAGCCCTACGAGGACGGCCCTGGAGGCTCGGGTCAGTACACCCACAAAGTCTATCACATCGGCAAGCACATCCCGTCCTGGTTCTGTGCCATCCTGCCTCAAGCCGCCCTGCGAGTGGAGGAGGAGTCCTGGAACGCTTACCCCTATACGAGAACCCG GTACACGTGTCCCTTTGTAGAGAAATTCTCTATAGACATCGAGACGTATTACAAACCAGACACTGGAAATCAAGTGGATGTCTTCAATCTGTCTTCTGTTGAGAAAAGGCAGAGGACTGTAG ACCCCATAGACATCGTAAAGGACTACATCCCTCCTCATGAATACCTGGTGGAAGAAGACCCCAAGCTGTACCAGTCAGTCAAGACTAAACGGGGCCCACTGTCGGAGGACTGGATCGAGGAGATCAACCAGTGTCCCAATCAGAGCGCTGTCATGTGTGCATACAAGCTCTGCAAAGTGGAGTTCAGATACTGGGGCATGCAGTCCAAGATTGAACGCTTCATACATGATGTGG GTTTGCGTAAAGTGATGGTTCGAGCTCACCGGCAGGCGTGGTGCTGGCAGGACGAGTGGTATGGCCTCACCATCGAGGACATCAGGCAGCTGGAGCTGGAAACTCAGCTGGCTTTAGCCAAGAAGATGGCCCAGTACAGCCTCAACGAGGAGGGGGGAGCGGAAACCAATGGCTCCTCGGTCAGCCAGGACCAGAAGCAGGGAGCGGAGGCAGAGGGGTCGGctgcagaggcagagggagCCGGAGGGAAGCTTGGAGATTCACTGGAGACACGAGGGGAGCTGACCAAGCAGTGGTCGACATCCTCCAGATCCTCCAACAGGTCGTCAAAGAGAGGAG GGAGTCCGTCCCACCAGAGTATTTCAGAGTGGAGGATGCAGAGCATCGCCCGGGACTCTGAGGACAGCACAGATGATGAGTTCTTTGATGCTCATG AGGACTTCTCTGATAATGAGGAGATGTTTTCCAAGGAGATCACCAAGTGGAGCTCTAACGACCTGATGGACAAGATAGAAACTATAGAGGTGGATGAAGCACAAG AAACTTTGTACCAAGAGTCGGGCGGAGAGTATTCCGTCATGAGCAATGAGGAGACGCAGATGGAG GACTGTTCGTCTCAACAGTGTCTCCAGCCGTCCAAAATCCACGTCCTCGTTCTGGTCCTGCATGGAGGAAACATCCTGGACACTGGCTCTG GTGAACAGAACAACAAGCAGGGAGATGTAAACACGCTGAGCGGGGCTTTTGAGACTGTGATGAGGGTCCATTATCCTGCAGCGCTTGGCCGCATCGCCATCCGGATGGTGCCctgtcctgctgtgtgtgtcGACGCATTCTCACTAGTGTCCAA TCTCAGTCCCTACAGCTACGATGAGAGCTGTCTGTCCAGCAGTCAGGACCACATCCCACTGGCAGCTCTGCCTCTTTTGGCCACGTCTGCTCCACAGTACCAAGACGCTGTAGCAACCGTCATCCTACGAGCCAATCAGGTGTACAGTGACTTCATCAGGTCTTTAGAAGGAGCATCTTTTAGTGGCCAG GTGTGCGTTATTGGGGACTGTGTTGGCGGTATCCTGGGATTTGATGCTCTGTGCAGCAGCGCCGTGACCGTATCAGAAagccaaaacagcagcagacggGGCAGCGCCATCAGTGTCCAG GACACAGACCTCCTTTCTCCGGGTATCATCATAAACAGCGTTTCTCCTTCCTCGCCATCGCTCGAAGGAAGTCGCCATCTCAGCCGTAGCAACATCGACATCCCACGCTGCTCGGGGCCCGACGACCCTAAAAAACAGCTTCCACGCAAACGCAGCGACTCCTCCACGTACGAGCTGGACACCATCAAACACCACCAGGCCTTCTTGTCCAG TCTTCACTCCAGCGTTCTCCATGGGGAGCCCGGATCTCGGCGCTCCAGCAACAGCACCATGTTGGAGGGGGGCTCTTTAGGAAAGTTCGACTTTGAGGTGACTGACTTCTTCCTGTTCGGCTCTCCTCTGGGGCTGGTGCTTGCACTGAGGAAGACTGTGGTGCCCTCCTTAGATG TGTCTGCTCTGCGTCCGGCCTGTCAGCAGGTTTACAACCTATTTCATCCAGCTGACCCCTCAGCTTCCCGCCTTGAGCCTCTCCTGGACAAAAGGTTCCACCTGCTGCCTCCCTTTAGCGTCCCCCGCTATCAGCGTTTTCCACTCGGGGACGGACACTCAGCTCTCTTGG TGGAGACGGTGCAGAGTAACCCTCAGCTTCTGATGGAGTCTAGTGGTGTAGCGCTCCACCGCTGCCCAGAAAGTATCAGTGAGACGTCCATCCCCGTGCCTGTCCTCAACTGGCAGACATCGCAGCTCCACACGGAGA CGGATGCTCTTCACtcacatatttttgttgatgGCCAGTACCCGTCGTCCACCTCCCCAGGGGTCCCACACCTCCGTTGCAACCGCAGGGCAAGTGAGGCCAGCATAGCCAGCCAGGTGTCTGGTTTAGCCGACTCATACACCGCCTCCAACATCGCCACAA CAAACAAATGTGAAGTGAGCCACGCTAAAAGGCCCAGTCTGCTGTCCCAGCTGGCTCTGCCCTACAATAAGTTTGCCTCTCGGAACCCATCTTTTCGGGCTCGCCAGACAATCCGTCGGGTGTTCCCGAGACCCAACGGTGTGGAGTCTGAGCAGAGCTCCTATGTTAGCTCTGACATGACCTCTgatatgacctctgacctcaccGATGTCACATCTGACATCACAAGCATCAGCTCAGCGCCCCCGTCACCCGGGGTGCTGAAGAATATAGAGCAAG TTGCCTCTCGTTGGTGGGGCAGTAAGAGGATGGACTACGCTCTGTATTGCCCCGATGCCCTGACAGCATTTCCAACGGTGGCTCTGCCTCATCTCTTCCACGCCTCCTACTGGGAGTCCACAGACGTCGTCTCATTCCTGCTCAGACAG GTAATGAGACATGAGAACTCCAGTATTTTGGAGCTGGACGGTAAAGAAGTGTCTGAATTTACTCCGTCCAAACCTCGGGAGAAGTGGCTCCGCAAGAGGACTCATGTTAAAATTCGG AATGTGACGGCTAACCACCGCGTGAATGATGCCGTGTTCATGGAGGACGGAGCACAGACAGTGACGGGACGCTTCATGTATGGACCGCTGGACATGGTGACCCTCACTGGAGAGAAG ATCGACATCCACATCATGACCCAGCCTCCCTCTGGAGAGTGGGTGTACTTTAACACAGAGCTCACTAACAACAGCGGACGCATCTCTTATGTAATCCCTGAGAGCAGAAGGCTGGGTATCGGGGTGTATCCTGTCAAAATGGTGGTCAG GGGTGACCACACATTTGCAGACAGCTATCTCACCGTTGTACCCAGAGGAACTGAGTTTGTTGTATTCAGTATTGACGGGTCGTTCGCTGCCAGTGTGTCCATAATGGGGAGCGACCCCAAGGTTCGAGCTGGAGCTGTGGATGTGGTGAG GTACTGGCAGGACTTGGGTTACCTCATAGTCTATGTAACGGGTCGTCCTGACATGCAGAAGCAGCGTGTCGTGGCCTGGCTCTCTCAGCATAACTTTCCTCATGGCGTTGTCTCCTTCTGCGACGGGCTGGTGCACGACCCGCTTCGACACAAGGCCAACTTCCTGAAATCCCTCATCAGCGAG GCTCACATGAGGATCTTTGCAGCTTACGGCTCTACCAAGGACATCTCAGTGTACACATCCATCGGCCTGCCTCCCTCTCATATCTACATAGTGGGAAGGCCCACAAAGAAGATGCAGCACCAGTGTCAG TTCATCCCGGATGGCTACGCCTCCCACCTCTCCCAGCTAGAGTACAACCAGAGGTCTCGCCCGGCCAAGTCCACCAGCACCCGCATGGTCCTCCGTAAGGGCAGCTTTGGCCTGGGTGCAGCCGGAGGAGACTTCCTCCGCAAACGCAACCACATCTTTCGCACCATCTCTTCATCTCAGCAGCCCGGAGGGTCTGGATCCGGCTCCCCCAACCTGCCGGGCCGGACTGAGCGCACGCTGAGCCAGTGTGAAGTGGAGCGGGAACGAGGCATCGCTTCAGCAACCCAGCGGAGTATGAGCATCGCTGCAGGCTGCTGGGGCCGCAGCGGGAGCACCAGGGAGGGCAGCGGAGGGTTACTTGGCCCCAAGTAA
- the LOC110969064 gene encoding membrane-associated phosphatidylinositol transfer protein 2-like isoform X1, which translates to MLIKEYRIPMPMSVEEYRIAQLYMIQKKSREESCGEGSGVEILENKPYEDGPGGSGQYTHKVYHIGKHIPSWFCAILPQAALRVEEESWNAYPYTRTRYTCPFVEKFSIDIETYYKPDTGNQVDVFNLSSVEKRQRTVDPIDIVKDYIPPHEYLVEEDPKLYQSVKTKRGPLSEDWIEEINQCPNQSAVMCAYKLCKVEFRYWGMQSKIERFIHDVGLRKVMVRAHRQAWCWQDEWYGLTIEDIRQLELETQLALAKKMAQYSLNEEGGAETNGSSVSQDQKQGAEAEGSAAEAEGAGGKLGDSLETRGELTKQWSTSSRSSNRSSKRGGSPSHQSISEWRMQSIARDSEDSTDDEFFDAHEDFSDNEEMFSKEITKWSSNDLMDKIETIEVDEAQETLYQESGGEYSVMSNEETQMEDCSSQQCLQPSKIHVLVLVLHGGNILDTGSGEQNNKQGDVNTLSGAFETVMRVHYPAALGRIAIRMVPCPAVCVDAFSLVSNLSPYSYDESCLSSSQDHIPLAALPLLATSAPQYQDAVATVILRANQVYSDFIRSLEGASFSGQVCVIGDCVGGILGFDALCSSAVTVSESQNSSRRGSAISVQDTDLLSPGIIINSVSPSSPSLEGSRHLSRSNIDIPRCSGPDDPKKQLPRKRSDSSTYELDTIKHHQAFLSSLHSSVLHGEPGSRRSSNSTMLEGGSLGKFDFEVTDFFLFGSPLGLVLALRKTVVPSLDVSALRPACQQVYNLFHPADPSASRLEPLLDKRFHLLPPFSVPRYQRFPLGDGHSALLVETVQSNPQLLMESSGVALHRCPESISETSIPVPVLNWQTSQLHTETDALHSHIFVDGQYPSSTSPGVPHLRCNRRASEASIASQVSGLADSYTASNIATIASRWWGSKRMDYALYCPDALTAFPTVALPHLFHASYWESTDVVSFLLRQVMRHENSSILELDGKEVSEFTPSKPREKWLRKRTHVKIRNVTANHRVNDAVFMEDGAQTVTGRFMYGPLDMVTLTGEKIDIHIMTQPPSGEWVYFNTELTNNSGRISYVIPESRRLGIGVYPVKMVVRGDHTFADSYLTVVPRGTEFVVFSIDGSFAASVSIMGSDPKVRAGAVDVVRYWQDLGYLIVYVTGRPDMQKQRVVAWLSQHNFPHGVVSFCDGLVHDPLRHKANFLKSLISEAHMRIFAAYGSTKDISVYTSIGLPPSHIYIVGRPTKKMQHQCQFIPDGYASHLSQLEYNQRSRPAKSTSTRMVLRKGSFGLGAAGGDFLRKRNHIFRTISSSQQPGGSGSGSPNLPGRTERTLSQCEVERERGIASATQRSMSIAAGCWGRSGSTREGSGGLLGPK; encoded by the exons AaaaagagcagagaggagagttGTGGCGAGGGCAGCGGGGTGGAGATCTTGGAGAACAAGCCCTACGAGGACGGCCCTGGAGGCTCGGGTCAGTACACCCACAAAGTCTATCACATCGGCAAGCACATCCCGTCCTGGTTCTGTGCCATCCTGCCTCAAGCCGCCCTGCGAGTGGAGGAGGAGTCCTGGAACGCTTACCCCTATACGAGAACCCG GTACACGTGTCCCTTTGTAGAGAAATTCTCTATAGACATCGAGACGTATTACAAACCAGACACTGGAAATCAAGTGGATGTCTTCAATCTGTCTTCTGTTGAGAAAAGGCAGAGGACTGTAG ACCCCATAGACATCGTAAAGGACTACATCCCTCCTCATGAATACCTGGTGGAAGAAGACCCCAAGCTGTACCAGTCAGTCAAGACTAAACGGGGCCCACTGTCGGAGGACTGGATCGAGGAGATCAACCAGTGTCCCAATCAGAGCGCTGTCATGTGTGCATACAAGCTCTGCAAAGTGGAGTTCAGATACTGGGGCATGCAGTCCAAGATTGAACGCTTCATACATGATGTGG GTTTGCGTAAAGTGATGGTTCGAGCTCACCGGCAGGCGTGGTGCTGGCAGGACGAGTGGTATGGCCTCACCATCGAGGACATCAGGCAGCTGGAGCTGGAAACTCAGCTGGCTTTAGCCAAGAAGATGGCCCAGTACAGCCTCAACGAGGAGGGGGGAGCGGAAACCAATGGCTCCTCGGTCAGCCAGGACCAGAAGCAGGGAGCGGAGGCAGAGGGGTCGGctgcagaggcagagggagCCGGAGGGAAGCTTGGAGATTCACTGGAGACACGAGGGGAGCTGACCAAGCAGTGGTCGACATCCTCCAGATCCTCCAACAGGTCGTCAAAGAGAGGAG GGAGTCCGTCCCACCAGAGTATTTCAGAGTGGAGGATGCAGAGCATCGCCCGGGACTCTGAGGACAGCACAGATGATGAGTTCTTTGATGCTCATG AGGACTTCTCTGATAATGAGGAGATGTTTTCCAAGGAGATCACCAAGTGGAGCTCTAACGACCTGATGGACAAGATAGAAACTATAGAGGTGGATGAAGCACAAG AAACTTTGTACCAAGAGTCGGGCGGAGAGTATTCCGTCATGAGCAATGAGGAGACGCAGATGGAG GACTGTTCGTCTCAACAGTGTCTCCAGCCGTCCAAAATCCACGTCCTCGTTCTGGTCCTGCATGGAGGAAACATCCTGGACACTGGCTCTG GTGAACAGAACAACAAGCAGGGAGATGTAAACACGCTGAGCGGGGCTTTTGAGACTGTGATGAGGGTCCATTATCCTGCAGCGCTTGGCCGCATCGCCATCCGGATGGTGCCctgtcctgctgtgtgtgtcGACGCATTCTCACTAGTGTCCAA TCTCAGTCCCTACAGCTACGATGAGAGCTGTCTGTCCAGCAGTCAGGACCACATCCCACTGGCAGCTCTGCCTCTTTTGGCCACGTCTGCTCCACAGTACCAAGACGCTGTAGCAACCGTCATCCTACGAGCCAATCAGGTGTACAGTGACTTCATCAGGTCTTTAGAAGGAGCATCTTTTAGTGGCCAG GTGTGCGTTATTGGGGACTGTGTTGGCGGTATCCTGGGATTTGATGCTCTGTGCAGCAGCGCCGTGACCGTATCAGAAagccaaaacagcagcagacggGGCAGCGCCATCAGTGTCCAG GACACAGACCTCCTTTCTCCGGGTATCATCATAAACAGCGTTTCTCCTTCCTCGCCATCGCTCGAAGGAAGTCGCCATCTCAGCCGTAGCAACATCGACATCCCACGCTGCTCGGGGCCCGACGACCCTAAAAAACAGCTTCCACGCAAACGCAGCGACTCCTCCACGTACGAGCTGGACACCATCAAACACCACCAGGCCTTCTTGTCCAG TCTTCACTCCAGCGTTCTCCATGGGGAGCCCGGATCTCGGCGCTCCAGCAACAGCACCATGTTGGAGGGGGGCTCTTTAGGAAAGTTCGACTTTGAGGTGACTGACTTCTTCCTGTTCGGCTCTCCTCTGGGGCTGGTGCTTGCACTGAGGAAGACTGTGGTGCCCTCCTTAGATG TGTCTGCTCTGCGTCCGGCCTGTCAGCAGGTTTACAACCTATTTCATCCAGCTGACCCCTCAGCTTCCCGCCTTGAGCCTCTCCTGGACAAAAGGTTCCACCTGCTGCCTCCCTTTAGCGTCCCCCGCTATCAGCGTTTTCCACTCGGGGACGGACACTCAGCTCTCTTGG TGGAGACGGTGCAGAGTAACCCTCAGCTTCTGATGGAGTCTAGTGGTGTAGCGCTCCACCGCTGCCCAGAAAGTATCAGTGAGACGTCCATCCCCGTGCCTGTCCTCAACTGGCAGACATCGCAGCTCCACACGGAGA CGGATGCTCTTCACtcacatatttttgttgatgGCCAGTACCCGTCGTCCACCTCCCCAGGGGTCCCACACCTCCGTTGCAACCGCAGGGCAAGTGAGGCCAGCATAGCCAGCCAGGTGTCTGGTTTAGCCGACTCATACACCGCCTCCAACATCGCCACAA TTGCCTCTCGTTGGTGGGGCAGTAAGAGGATGGACTACGCTCTGTATTGCCCCGATGCCCTGACAGCATTTCCAACGGTGGCTCTGCCTCATCTCTTCCACGCCTCCTACTGGGAGTCCACAGACGTCGTCTCATTCCTGCTCAGACAG GTAATGAGACATGAGAACTCCAGTATTTTGGAGCTGGACGGTAAAGAAGTGTCTGAATTTACTCCGTCCAAACCTCGGGAGAAGTGGCTCCGCAAGAGGACTCATGTTAAAATTCGG AATGTGACGGCTAACCACCGCGTGAATGATGCCGTGTTCATGGAGGACGGAGCACAGACAGTGACGGGACGCTTCATGTATGGACCGCTGGACATGGTGACCCTCACTGGAGAGAAG ATCGACATCCACATCATGACCCAGCCTCCCTCTGGAGAGTGGGTGTACTTTAACACAGAGCTCACTAACAACAGCGGACGCATCTCTTATGTAATCCCTGAGAGCAGAAGGCTGGGTATCGGGGTGTATCCTGTCAAAATGGTGGTCAG GGGTGACCACACATTTGCAGACAGCTATCTCACCGTTGTACCCAGAGGAACTGAGTTTGTTGTATTCAGTATTGACGGGTCGTTCGCTGCCAGTGTGTCCATAATGGGGAGCGACCCCAAGGTTCGAGCTGGAGCTGTGGATGTGGTGAG GTACTGGCAGGACTTGGGTTACCTCATAGTCTATGTAACGGGTCGTCCTGACATGCAGAAGCAGCGTGTCGTGGCCTGGCTCTCTCAGCATAACTTTCCTCATGGCGTTGTCTCCTTCTGCGACGGGCTGGTGCACGACCCGCTTCGACACAAGGCCAACTTCCTGAAATCCCTCATCAGCGAG GCTCACATGAGGATCTTTGCAGCTTACGGCTCTACCAAGGACATCTCAGTGTACACATCCATCGGCCTGCCTCCCTCTCATATCTACATAGTGGGAAGGCCCACAAAGAAGATGCAGCACCAGTGTCAG TTCATCCCGGATGGCTACGCCTCCCACCTCTCCCAGCTAGAGTACAACCAGAGGTCTCGCCCGGCCAAGTCCACCAGCACCCGCATGGTCCTCCGTAAGGGCAGCTTTGGCCTGGGTGCAGCCGGAGGAGACTTCCTCCGCAAACGCAACCACATCTTTCGCACCATCTCTTCATCTCAGCAGCCCGGAGGGTCTGGATCCGGCTCCCCCAACCTGCCGGGCCGGACTGAGCGCACGCTGAGCCAGTGTGAAGTGGAGCGGGAACGAGGCATCGCTTCAGCAACCCAGCGGAGTATGAGCATCGCTGCAGGCTGCTGGGGCCGCAGCGGGAGCACCAGGGAGGGCAGCGGAGGGTTACTTGGCCCCAAGTAA